In uncultured Desulfuromonas sp., the genomic stretch GACCACCTTTGAGGGCAAGTGCCCACAGTGTGGCATGGTCTATGCCGTAACGCCCTGTCATGCTCATGATCCCAACGCCATTCAGGCGGCCGGCATCGAAGTGTGATGCGGCGATGACTTCTGTCAAGCGACTTGCCAAAGATGAAAAGGTGCTGCGCGTGTTTATTGCCACCTATTGTCGGCAGAATCACCTGAACGGTGGTGTTTCTGCTGAGCGCGAAGAGCAGGGCCGGCACTATTGCGCCGAATGTGCCGAGTTGCTTGATTATGCGTTGCAACGGTTGCAGCGTTGTCCGCTCAACCCGAAACCGGCCTGCAGGGACTGCCCGGTCCATTGCTATCGTTCGCAAATGCGTGAGCGTATCCGCCAGGTGATGAAATTCAGTGGTCTCCACTTTGTCAAACGGGGACGGCTGGATTGGTTATGGCACTATTTTTTTTGAGCCGGGCCTTTGGCGTTTTGGGGCCACCACGGAGGCAAACAGTTTGAGTTCAATAAAAAAAAGGGAAGACCATCACGGTCTTCCCTTTTTTTATGCGTATGGTTTGCCTGGCTGGTTCTATGCCTCTTCGCCAAACACCTGAGCGCTGAAGATGTAGATGTCGGTATCGCTATCCTGCCAGGCTTCCGGCGGCAGGCCGGCTTTAAGGCAGGTCTGGCTGAGAAATGTGGTGCGATCCCAGTGGTTTTCCGTGGCAACCTGTGGCAACAGGACACCGCGGTAATGGCTTCTTTCCATGTAGATCCCGTGCTTGCCCACCTGGATGTCCTCCGGGGCGGCAATTTTTACCAGTGGAGACAAGACTGAAATCTCCAGTGAGAACTTGTCCAGATCCTCCTCTTTCATCGGGTAAAAACGCGGGTCGTTGCTTGATGAGGCGACGGCCATTTGTGAAACTTCTTTGAACAACGGAATTTCCGATTGGAAGTTGCCGATACAGCCGCGCAGCTTGCCGTCCTGTTTGATGGTGACAAAGCAGCCCCTTTTGATGTTCAGACGTCGTTCTTCCCGTGGCACGACGCAGACATCAGAGTGGCGCACATGGCTGACGATGGCTGTTCGAGCGATATCGAGAAGAATCGCCTGCTCCTTGGTGCTGAGTAACTCCTCCACGCCTCCCCCTGTGTCTGACCAGCATCGACCGATAGTGTGATCGGCGGGTCGAAGAATGTGTTGACTGCATGCCCCGTAGTAGTACTGATAACTTGCCGGGATACTATCAAAAATGCCACTCGCCGTCCAGCACCGTGTCACTTCGTTGTGCCATGAATTTTTTGTGATTCAATCGTTTGCAGCACCATTGGTTGTCAAAGTGTCTAAAACTGCTAATGTGAAATGAAAGCTATTATTTCCAAAACAAAAAGGAACATTTGATGCGTTTCGGAATAGCCCCGGTTCCGGGTATGACTCTCTGGACCCTTGTGGCGGTGTCGGCCCGTGGTGCTCCCGTGGAAGATTCCGTGACGATTTCGCATCAGGCTGTGACTCCGGATGACGCGACTGCTGATGCGATGACCGTCAATAGGGGCATCCCGGGCCGGTCCTGAGGTTTAAAGATCGCATCCATGTGCATATTGAAATGATTGTGCCGACCTCAATCCATTGGCATAGGATTTTATTGCCGCTGGGGATGGATGGGGTTCCCAATATCAGCTTTTCGGCCATTGCTCTGGGGACGACATTTCCCTATGAGTTTGTTTGATGCCGCTCGTTGTTGGGTGCGTGGGGGATTTCTACCCACGGGAACTACAGCGCATGCCGCCGATGGATATCGCCGATGCGCCGATGACCGTTTTCTAGCCGATGGGCATCCGGTGCCCCTGATTCCCGAAGTGGCAGGGCAGGGTTAATGTTTCAGGCGACCGTCCTCACCGTGCGGTTCGCCTGACCCTGGATGGCGACAGGGAACGCTACATGTGGGTGCTCAACAACCGGCCGTTATCTGCGGGTAATGATTTTCGCATTCGTCAGAGTGACGTGGTGCGTTTCATCATGATGAAACGCACTATGATGCACGTTCTCATGCCTCTTGATGGTCATTTCTTCCGTGCGATCAATGGCCGGGGGCTGTTTGATAAGGCGCTGAAATGAACGCCACGTCTTTCGGCGTTCGGCGTAACGGAATCTGGCAGCCGTGAGAAATGAAGCGGTCAAGCGGGATTGTGCTCTCTTGTGACCAAAGCACTGTCCGTGAGGGTGCAATGGCATCCGGGCCCTGGTTGGAGTGGTGGCGTGCAGATGTGTTTTTAACGGTATTCTTTTCGTGGAGCAGGAAAATTCATGAAACGATGGCGAGAGTGGATCATTGCGGGATGGTGTGTTCTGGTTGTGGCCGTTGGCTCGTCGGTCGCCGCAGAAGCGGTGGAATCCTCAATGGTAACATTGACGGACGATGAAAAAGCCTGGCTGGCCGAGCATCCGACCATCCTGCTTGCCCCGGATCCCGATTTTGCCCCGGTGGAATTCTTTGATCACCAGGGGGTGTATTGTGGTATTGCCGCAGACTTTGTCGCGGTGATTGAGCGGCGCCTGGGATTCCACTTTCAGCGCGTGCGGCGCGACAACTGGCCGCAGATTCTTGACGGTATCCGCGACAAACAACTGGATATGCTTGGTGCTGTGGCACAGACACCGCAGCGGCGTGACTATCTGGAATTTACCGAGCCCTTTCTTCAGTTCCCAGGGGTGATCGTCGCCCATCAATCCGTGACTGAAACCTATACTCTGGCTGATCTACGCGGTAAAACCGTTGCCCTGGTTGAAGGCTATACCGGGCATGAACTTCTGATACGTGATTATCCTGAGATCGTGCTTGATGTGGTGCCGGATACGGCTACCGGCCTACGCAAGGTTGCTTTTGGGCGGGTCGATGTGTTTGTCGGTAACCTGGGAACGGCAGCCTATGCCCTGGCGCGGGAGGGGATCACCAATCTCCATGTGGTGGGTGAAACCGGCGAGATCTACCGCTGGGCATTTGCCGTGCGTAAAGACTGGCCGCAACTGCGATCCATCTTGCAAAAAGCTCTCGATAGTATTGATGCTCAGCAGCGGCAGGCCTTGATCCGTTCCTGGGTGCAGCCATTGCCGCAGGACCATTCGATCAGCCGTCGGATGTGGTTGGGGGTGGCCGCCCTGGCGATGGGCGCACTGGTTGTTATGGCCTGGGTGTTTGCCTGGAACCGCCTGCTCAAGCGTCAGGTCCTGCAACGCACCGCACAGTTGCAGCGTGCTCTGTCTGACGCTGAGATCAGCCGCGACAATGTGGATGCCATTCTCAAGTCCGTGGCGGATGGCCTGATTGTCGCCAATCGGGACAACCGGGTCATTCTGATGAATCGCGCTGCGGAACAGTTATTGGGAACCAGCCTTGATCAAGCCTATCTGCAGGCCATTGATACGGTGCTGGCTTCTCCGGAATCCAGTCGCTACCTGTCGCGGGTGTTCGAGCAGGGTGATGATTGCGGCGCCGTGGAATGGGTGGTGGAAGGGGTTGGCGAACAACAGGGACGCACCATTCAGGCGCGGACTGCTGTGGTGCAAGCTCAGCACGGCAAGCGCAGTCGTACCATCACCATTGTTCGCGATGTTACCCGCGAGCGAGAGCTTGACCGGATGAAAAATGAATTTATCAGCACCGCAGCCCATGAGTTGCGCACTCCGTTGACTGCCGTGATGGGCTACACCGAATTGTTGCTTCATCCGGAAGAATTCAATGTCATCGACCCCAAGGAACAGCACCGGGTGTTGACAACCATTTATGAAAAAGCCTGTCGCCTCGAAGGGATTGTCGCTGATCTGCTTGATTTAAGCCGTGTTCACTCCGGGTGCTTGATTGCTTTGTCTCGGACCTCCTGTGATATCAACAGTCTGTTGTGCCGTGCCGTGGGCGGCTATCAATACCGTCAGGATTTTACCGTGGCCCTCGAACTCGACAGCGAGGAGATGGTGCTGTGGGCGGATGAAAAAAAACTTGAGCAGGTGATGGATAACCTGCTCAGCAACGCCGTGAAGTTTTGTGCGGAGTCGTGTCAGGTTTTCGTTCGTGGTCACCGTGACGATGATTTCTATGTCATTGAGGTTGAGGACCATGGCATCGGTATGACGCCGAAGCAGGTGGAACGGATCTTTGATAAGTTCTATCGGGTGGATTCATCCGATACCGCACCAGGCGGTCTGGGGCTGGGGATGTCGATCGTTAAGAATATCATCGAAGCCCATGGCGGCATCATTGAGGTCCAGAGCGTGCCGGGGCAGGGGACCTGTGTGAGCGTACGTCTTCCTGTTGAAGCAACTGCAGGGGCGGGGTGTCCGGAGGCTGTGGCACAGGATTGAATGCGGCATAAAAAATGGGCAGCTTCGTTTGAAGCTACCCATTCAACATCTTGCTGACAAAATCAAGCACTTGAAAACCCGTTTTTGATTTTGGGCACCCGTTCAGGGACTCCACAGGCTGTTTTTCAACCGCCTGTCAGGTCGATTATTTCTTTTTCTCAGATTTCTTTCGCTCGTTCGCATCGAGAATTTTCTTTCTCAGTCGGATCGATCCCGGCGTGACTTCCACCAGTTCATCGTCGGCAATGTATTCCAATGCCTGTTCCAGCGTAAGAATGTTCGGCGGTGTCAGGCGAATGGCGTCGTCGCTGCCCGAGGCCCGGACATTGGTGAGCTTCTTGCCTTTGTTGGCATTGACCACCAGGTCGTTTTCCTTGGCGTGCTGGCCGATGATCATGCCCTCATACACCTTGGTTCCCGGGGCAACAAACAAGATGCCGCGGTCCTGCAGGTTGAACAGTGAGTAGGCCACGGTTTCCCCGGCGTCCATGGCAATCAGGACCCCGTTTTTACGGCTGTCGATTTCCCCTTTGTAGGGGGCGTATTCAACAAAGCTGTGTGACATGGTTCCGGTGCCGCGGGTGTCGGTCATGAACTCAGTGCGAAAGCCGATCAGGCCGCGCGCCGGGATATTGAATTCGAGGCGGTTGGTGCCGTCCATCTGCTTCATCGACGCCAGTTCGGCCTTGCGGCGACCGAGCTTTTCGATCACGGTGCCTTGAAACTCTTCGGGTACGTCAATGCACAGATACTCGAGTGGTTCAAGACGCTGGCCGTTTTCCTCTTTGAAGATAACCTCCGGTTTGGATACAGCCAATTCAAAGCCTTCGCGGCGCATGTTTTCAATCAGAATCGACAGGTGCAGCTCACCGCGTCCAGACACCTTAAAGGTATCGGTATTGTCGGTTTCCTCAACACGCAATGAGACGTTGGTGCGCAGCTCTTTCTGGAGACGCTCGAAAATATTGCGAGAGGTCACGTACTTGCCCTCGTTGCCGGCAAACGGTGAGCTGTTGACAATGAAGTTCATCGACAGCGTCGGCTCGTCAATATTGACGTAAGGCAGAGGCTGAGGATCGTCGACACTGGCCAGAGATTCGCTGATGCTGATCTCTTCAAATCCGGCAATGGTGACAATGTCACCGGCGCTGGCCTGTTCAATGCTCACCTGCTGCAGCCCCTGATAACCGATCAGTTTTGAAATACGGCCCCGTTTGATGTTGCCGTCCTTGTCAATGCGAGCGACGGTATCGCCTTCTTTGATCTGACCGTTGAAAATTTTACCGGTGGCAATGCGGCCGATGTAATCATTGTAGTCAATACTGGTGACCAGAAATTGAAACGGTGCTTCCGGGTTGCCTTCCGGGGCGGGAACATTCTGCTTGATGGTATCAAACAACGGCTCCAGGTCCATATTGTCATCACCCGGCTCAAAACGGGCATAACCGCTTTTGGCACTGGCATAAACAATGGGGAATTCCAGCTGGTCTTCGTTGGCATCGAGTTCGCAAAACAGATCGAACACCATGTCCACAACCTCTTCCGGGCGGGCGCCGGGACGATCGATCTTGTTGATTACGACGATCGGCTTGAGGCCGAGGTCGAGGGATTTTTTCAGCACAAAACGGGTTTGCGGCATGGGGCCGTCAAACGCATCGACCAGCAGCAGAACCGAGTCGACCATTTTTAACACCCGCTCCACTTCGCCACCGAAGTCGGCGTGGCCTGGAGTGTCAACGACGTTGATTTTGACGCCGTTATGCTCGATGGACAGGTTTTTAGAAAGAATGGTGATGCCACGCTCTTTTTCAAGATCGTTGCTGTCCATGATCCTTTCAGTAATCACCTGATTGGAGCGAAATACTCCCGATTGATGAAGCATGGCATCGACTAAGGTTGTCTTTCCATGGTCGACGTGGGCAATAATAGCGATGTTTCTGATCTCGGCGCTCATGCGGTGTATCTCCTTAAACGGCGTAAATAGGCAAAACCGCGCCACAATACACTAAGCCTAGCTGCAATACCATTAAAAAATGGTTTCAACCGTGTAAGATTGGCGGTTGCAGGGCGCGGATCGTCAGATTACACTGCCTGTTTGCAGATAAAACATCCATGCCTTGTGAGGTTTCCTATGGTTAAACATTTCGTTGTCTGGATGCTCGTCATGTTGGCTGTAACAGCGTGTATGCCCCAACCCCTTCGTCCCTGGCAGAAAGAAAACGTCACAACAGTGGTGCAGGTCAAACGTGCCGGGGCGGATGCGGCGCGCTATCTGGTTCAGAAGCATGGTGGCCGGTTAAACGATGAAACGATTCAAAACTATCTCGACAGTTTGGTTCGTCGTCTGGCGACCTATAAAGGGTATCAGAAGCAGGACTGGCAGGTGCAGGTGGTCAATGATCCAGCCTGCGAGCTGCTGGCGGTTCCGGGGGAGACCGTGTTGGTCTACCGCGGGTTTCTTGCTGCGGTCAACTCGGAACAGGAACTGGCCGCCGTGCTGGGGCATGCGATGGCGCACCTTGCTCTCGACCATCTGGCGCGTACCGCCACTGAAGAGGCTTTTAAACGGCCGATCACAACCACGTCCAGCGACGACAGCACGGTGATTCGTGGTCAACAACTGGCGGATTATATCTTACAGCACCATTATTCATTTGAAGAGGAAACACAGGCGCAGGCTTTCTGGCAGCAGCAGGTTGGCCCGATGGGACAGGCTGCTGTTTTAAGTGCTGCACTGTGCCGAGACGGCTGGATAGAGCGCCACCCCAATGGCAGCTCTGCCGTGCTGCCGGTTTTGCCACCTCCGGCAGAGCCCTTGCCTGCTGTTTCCTTTGGTGACATGCACAACGTGCTCATGGCTCTGGTGCCGGGTTATGCCGTCTTTGAACAGGGGGTGGAACAGGAACGTCTGGAGCATTTTCCCCAGGCCATAGGCCTGTATCTGCAGGCAGCGACCCAGACTCCGGATCAGAGCCGGATTCTCACCGGATTGGGGCTGGCCTATCTTAAGGTTGGCGAGCTGAACAGCGCCAAGCATCATTTGCAGCGCGCTGTGCGTTTGGATGGCGGCTATTACCGCAGTCGTCTGGGGCTGGGTTATGTTGCACTGCAACTTGAGGAGTTTGGGCTGGCAGAAAAAGAGTTGCGTGCAAGCCAGGCGCTTTTGCCGACCGTGCAGGGTAGTTATCTGTTGGCGGAACTGTATCAACGCCAGGGCGACTGGCAACAAGCTGAACCGCTGTTCCAACAGGTTGTCGATGGCGATCCCCATGGCCGATTGGGCAAGGCCGCACGTCGGGCCTTGCAGCAGCGTTAATAAGGCGATTAGCGCATCGCTAATATGGAGAGAACATGAATTGGGATATCTGGTTAAACGAACATGAAACCGTGCAATGGCAGGGGCGTCCGGCACCGCGCTGTTTTACGTTTCGCCACTGGCAAAAATCTCTATTTGGTTTGGTGGTGTTGCTGGTGGCGCTGTGGTGGCAATGGGTCGGTATCGGTCTGATGGGTGAACAGCAGCAATGGGTCTGGTCCGTGGTGCCGGTGCCGTTTGTCCTGATTGGGCTGTGGTTGTCCGTTGGCCGCCTGGTGGCGGCGCGACGTGAATGGGAGCAGGTGTTTTATGCCCTCACGGACCAACGGTTGCTGGTGCAATGTGGATTGGGGCGTGCCCGATTGATTGAGCTGCCTTGTGAACAGTTGAGCTATGCACGTCTGACACTGCTGGGAGAACAACTTGGTCATCTGTCTGTTGAAGCCGGGGCTCGCCGTTTGACCCTGTCCTGTCTTGAACATCCCGATACGCTGTACCGTCTGGTTGAAGCTCAGATTGCTGCCAATCAGCAGGCGAGCGAACAAACCAACGCTCTGTAAGACGAAAAACAGACAAGACGCCCCTTTTAATGTTGACTTTTCTGGATGCATCTGGTTGTATCGGACAATTTTCGTACCACCACCCCTCATTGCAGGTTCTAAACGCTAAACGATGTCAAAATCATTCTACCTTGAAACCTTTGGCTGTCAGATGAATGTTGTCGATTCCGAGTGGATCGTCAACCTGCTTGGTCAGATCGACTACCACCCGGTGGATACCCCGCAAAAAGCGGATCTGATCCTTCTCAACACCTGCTCAGTGCGTGACAAGGCCGAGCGTAAGGTGTATGGCCATCTGAGCCACTTCAAACCGCTTAAAGATCAACGTCCTGATCTGATCCTCGCGGTGGGTGGTTGTGTCGCCCAGCAGGAGGGGGAGCAGCTGCTCAAAAAAGTTCCTTATCTCGATATTGTGTTCGGAACGCATAATGTTCATAAACTTCCGGAATTGATCTTTGAAGTAGAACAAGGCCGGGGACGCCAGTGTGAAACGACCCACTATGAAGGAGCGAAGCGCCTCGATCAATTTCCCCAGCGCGCCGCTGAAAACGCGATCTGCCGTTTTGTAACGGTCATGCAGGGCTGTGATAACTTCTGTTCCTACTGTGTCGTGCCCTATGTGCGCGGTCGCGAGGTGAGTCGTCCCAGTGGTGACATCCTTGACGAAGTTTGCAGCCTGGTCGATCAGGGCGTGCGTGAGGTGACTCTGCTGGGCCAGAATGTCAACTCCTACGGTCAGAAGGGCAGCGGAGACATGAGTTTTCCCGAGCTGCTCCAGCGGGTGCATGACATTGACGGGCTTGAGCGGATCCGTTTTACCTCGTCACACCCCAAAGATCTCAGTGATGACCTGATCGCCAGTTTTGCCTCATTGGATAAGTTGTGCAAGCACATGCATCTGGCGCTGCAGAGTGGCTCCAACCGCATTCTTGAGTTGATGAATCGCGGCTACAGCCGTGAACAGTATCTGGAGCGGGTGACACGTCTCAAGCAGGCCTGTCCTGAAATTCGTATGACCACGGATCTGATTGTCGGTTTTCCCGGTGAGCAGCAAGCGGATTTTGAGCAGACTCTCGATATGCTTGAGCAGGTGCGTTTCGCTGATGCTTTTTCATTTCTTTATTCCCGTCGTCCCCAGACCAAAGCGCTGGAGATGGCGGATCCGGTTTCGGCCGAGGAAAAACAGCGCTGGTTTGAGCGGATGCTTAAGATGCAGGAGCAGATCAGCGCGCAGATCTGGCAGCAGGATTGCAACACTGTTCAGCCGGTCCTGGTCGAAGGTGTCAGTCGCCACGGTCAGGGACAGGTGTTCGGGCGCAACCAGTGGAACCGTATCGTCAATTTTGACGGGCCGCAATCCCTGATCGGCCGGCAGGTGGCCGTGCGCATTGAAGACAGTTTGCGTAATTCACACCGTGGAGTTCTGGTTGAGCAACCATAAAATAGTCTGAATTCATTTAAAAAAGGGGGAATCACTACATGGAACAGCACCATTACGATTTACTCAAGGAAATGTCGCAAACCCCCAGTCCTTCGGGTTTTGAGCAACCGATCCAGCGCGTTGTCCGGCGCGTGCAGACCGGTGTGGCCGATGAGGTGCGCACCGATGTGATGGGCAACGTGATCTCCCGCCTTGATGGTCAGGGCGACAACCGTCCAAAGGTGATGCTGGCCGGTCATTGTGACGAGATCGGATTCATGATCAAGTACATTGACGAGGAAGGTTTCATCTACTTTGCCCCCATCGGCGGGGTGGATGCCCACCTGGTGCCGGGACAGCGAGTGCATATCCATAGCGCGAATGGCCCGATTCTCGGTGTGGTTGGCAAAAAACCGATCCACCTCATGGACCCCAAAGACCGCGAGACCGTGGTTAAATTCAAAGATCAATTTATCGATATCGGTTGCGCCAGCCGCGAAGAAGCTCTGGAGCTGGTGGCCATGGGTGACCCGATGACGTTTGTTCCCAGCATGGAGCGCTTGCAGGGGGACTTGGTGACCTCGCGGGCGTTTGATGACAAAATGGGGGCGTTTATCGTCACCCGGGTGTTGCAGGAAGTGAAGCGACGCGGCCCGGCTTCGGTCGACCTTTACAGTGTGACGACAGTCCAGGAAGAGATCGGTTTACGCGGTGCTTCAGCGAGTGTCTACGGCGTCAATCCCGATGTCGGTATTGCCGTGGATGTCGGTTTCTCCAGTGACTTCCCCGGACTTAACAAAACGGAACTCGGTGATCTGCGTGTTGGCAAGGGGCCGATCATCGCCCGTGGCGCCAACATCAACCCGGTATTATTCAATCTACTCGTTGCCACGGCCCAAGAGGAAAACATTCCCTATCAGGTGGTAGGCATGCCGCGTGCCACCGGCACCGACGCCAATGTGATGCAACTGAGCCGCGGCGGTGTTGCCGCCGCGTTGATCAGTGTACCGTTGCGCTACATGCATTCTCCGGTAGAGGTGTTGTCTCTGGCCGATCTGGAGGCGACCATCGCCTTACTGGCCGCTGTGGTCTATAAAATTGATAACGCCGGGATGTTTATCCCCCAATAAGTTCCGTTTTGTTTGCTCTAGCGGCTGTTTTCAGCCGCGTTAAATTTGTATAAACCCGGGCTGGCAGTGCTTGACGCTGATCCGGAACAGCTATAAAATTTCGTCTTTAACCGACCCTCTTTACGCTAAAAAGGAGACCGCGATGCTCGACCCTGAATTACGGGAAGGACTTACTTTTGATGATGTTCTTCTGGTCCCTGCTCATTCCCTGGTATTGCCGAAAGAAGTGGATCTGTCCACTCAATTGACTGCGTCGATTGTGTTGAACATCCCGTTGATGTCCGCGGCGATGGATACTGTCACGGAAGCACGCTCTGCCATCTGCATGGCGCGTGAAGGGGGGATCGGCGTTATCCACAAAAATATGTCGCCCGAGGAGCAGGCTCTGGAGGTCGATCAGGTTAAAAAGTCGGAAAGCGGCATGATCGTCGATCCGATCACCATGGAACCGAAGCAAAAGATCTATGAAGCGCTGCAGTTGATGGAGCAATACCGCATCTCCGGGGTGCCGATTACCGCAAACGGTCGCCTGGTCGGTATTCTTACCAATCGCGATCTGCGCTTTGAAACCCAGCTTGATCAGCCGATTGAAAATGTCATGACCAAAGATCATCTGGTCACCGTTCCACCCGGAACCACCCTTGAAGAAGCCAAATTTCACCTGCACAAGCACCGCATTGAAAAGCTGCTGGTTGTTGATGACGATTATGCCCTCCAAGGGTTGATCACCATTAAGGATATCGAAAAGGTCCGCAAGTACCCGATGGCGTGTAAAGACGAGTTTGGTCGATTACGGGCCGCCGCAGCTGTCGGAGTCGGTGGCGACTGCTATGAGCGTTTGGAAAAGCTGGTGCGAGCCGGGGTCGACGCCGTGGTTGTCGATACGGCTCACGGTCACTCGCAGGGTGTTATCGAGTCGGTGGTGGAGATCAAGCGGGCCTACCCTGACCTGCAGATGATTGCCGGTAACATTGCCACGGCTGAAGCGGCCGAAGCGCTGATTAAGGCCGGTGTCGATGCGGTCAAGGTTGGTATTGGCCCCGG encodes the following:
- a CDS encoding nitrous oxide-stimulated promoter family protein, with protein sequence MTSVKRLAKDEKVLRVFIATYCRQNHLNGGVSAEREEQGRHYCAECAELLDYALQRLQRCPLNPKPACRDCPVHCYRSQMRERIRQVMKFSGLHFVKRGRLDWLWHYFF
- the amrA gene encoding AmmeMemoRadiSam system protein A, whose amino-acid sequence is MEELLSTKEQAILLDIARTAIVSHVRHSDVCVVPREERRLNIKRGCFVTIKQDGKLRGCIGNFQSEIPLFKEVSQMAVASSSNDPRFYPMKEEDLDKFSLEISVLSPLVKIAAPEDIQVGKHGIYMERSHYRGVLLPQVATENHWDRTTFLSQTCLKAGLPPEAWQDSDTDIYIFSAQVFGEEA
- a CDS encoding transporter substrate-binding domain-containing protein, translated to MKRWREWIIAGWCVLVVAVGSSVAAEAVESSMVTLTDDEKAWLAEHPTILLAPDPDFAPVEFFDHQGVYCGIAADFVAVIERRLGFHFQRVRRDNWPQILDGIRDKQLDMLGAVAQTPQRRDYLEFTEPFLQFPGVIVAHQSVTETYTLADLRGKTVALVEGYTGHELLIRDYPEIVLDVVPDTATGLRKVAFGRVDVFVGNLGTAAYALAREGITNLHVVGETGEIYRWAFAVRKDWPQLRSILQKALDSIDAQQRQALIRSWVQPLPQDHSISRRMWLGVAALAMGALVVMAWVFAWNRLLKRQVLQRTAQLQRALSDAEISRDNVDAILKSVADGLIVANRDNRVILMNRAAEQLLGTSLDQAYLQAIDTVLASPESSRYLSRVFEQGDDCGAVEWVVEGVGEQQGRTIQARTAVVQAQHGKRSRTITIVRDVTRERELDRMKNEFISTAAHELRTPLTAVMGYTELLLHPEEFNVIDPKEQHRVLTTIYEKACRLEGIVADLLDLSRVHSGCLIALSRTSCDINSLLCRAVGGYQYRQDFTVALELDSEEMVLWADEKKLEQVMDNLLSNAVKFCAESCQVFVRGHRDDDFYVIEVEDHGIGMTPKQVERIFDKFYRVDSSDTAPGGLGLGMSIVKNIIEAHGGIIEVQSVPGQGTCVSVRLPVEATAGAGCPEAVAQD
- the typA gene encoding translational GTPase TypA, which gives rise to MSAEIRNIAIIAHVDHGKTTLVDAMLHQSGVFRSNQVITERIMDSNDLEKERGITILSKNLSIEHNGVKINVVDTPGHADFGGEVERVLKMVDSVLLLVDAFDGPMPQTRFVLKKSLDLGLKPIVVINKIDRPGARPEEVVDMVFDLFCELDANEDQLEFPIVYASAKSGYARFEPGDDNMDLEPLFDTIKQNVPAPEGNPEAPFQFLVTSIDYNDYIGRIATGKIFNGQIKEGDTVARIDKDGNIKRGRISKLIGYQGLQQVSIEQASAGDIVTIAGFEEISISESLASVDDPQPLPYVNIDEPTLSMNFIVNSSPFAGNEGKYVTSRNIFERLQKELRTNVSLRVEETDNTDTFKVSGRGELHLSILIENMRREGFELAVSKPEVIFKEENGQRLEPLEYLCIDVPEEFQGTVIEKLGRRKAELASMKQMDGTNRLEFNIPARGLIGFRTEFMTDTRGTGTMSHSFVEYAPYKGEIDSRKNGVLIAMDAGETVAYSLFNLQDRGILFVAPGTKVYEGMIIGQHAKENDLVVNANKGKKLTNVRASGSDDAIRLTPPNILTLEQALEYIADDELVEVTPGSIRLRKKILDANERKKSEKKK
- a CDS encoding M48 family metalloprotease codes for the protein MVKHFVVWMLVMLAVTACMPQPLRPWQKENVTTVVQVKRAGADAARYLVQKHGGRLNDETIQNYLDSLVRRLATYKGYQKQDWQVQVVNDPACELLAVPGETVLVYRGFLAAVNSEQELAAVLGHAMAHLALDHLARTATEEAFKRPITTTSSDDSTVIRGQQLADYILQHHYSFEEETQAQAFWQQQVGPMGQAAVLSAALCRDGWIERHPNGSSAVLPVLPPPAEPLPAVSFGDMHNVLMALVPGYAVFEQGVEQERLEHFPQAIGLYLQAATQTPDQSRILTGLGLAYLKVGELNSAKHHLQRAVRLDGGYYRSRLGLGYVALQLEEFGLAEKELRASQALLPTVQGSYLLAELYQRQGDWQQAEPLFQQVVDGDPHGRLGKAARRALQQR
- the miaB gene encoding tRNA (N6-isopentenyl adenosine(37)-C2)-methylthiotransferase MiaB encodes the protein MSKSFYLETFGCQMNVVDSEWIVNLLGQIDYHPVDTPQKADLILLNTCSVRDKAERKVYGHLSHFKPLKDQRPDLILAVGGCVAQQEGEQLLKKVPYLDIVFGTHNVHKLPELIFEVEQGRGRQCETTHYEGAKRLDQFPQRAAENAICRFVTVMQGCDNFCSYCVVPYVRGREVSRPSGDILDEVCSLVDQGVREVTLLGQNVNSYGQKGSGDMSFPELLQRVHDIDGLERIRFTSSHPKDLSDDLIASFASLDKLCKHMHLALQSGSNRILELMNRGYSREQYLERVTRLKQACPEIRMTTDLIVGFPGEQQADFEQTLDMLEQVRFADAFSFLYSRRPQTKALEMADPVSAEEKQRWFERMLKMQEQISAQIWQQDCNTVQPVLVEGVSRHGQGQVFGRNQWNRIVNFDGPQSLIGRQVAVRIEDSLRNSHRGVLVEQP
- a CDS encoding M42 family metallopeptidase, translated to MEQHHYDLLKEMSQTPSPSGFEQPIQRVVRRVQTGVADEVRTDVMGNVISRLDGQGDNRPKVMLAGHCDEIGFMIKYIDEEGFIYFAPIGGVDAHLVPGQRVHIHSANGPILGVVGKKPIHLMDPKDRETVVKFKDQFIDIGCASREEALELVAMGDPMTFVPSMERLQGDLVTSRAFDDKMGAFIVTRVLQEVKRRGPASVDLYSVTTVQEEIGLRGASASVYGVNPDVGIAVDVGFSSDFPGLNKTELGDLRVGKGPIIARGANINPVLFNLLVATAQEENIPYQVVGMPRATGTDANVMQLSRGGVAAALISVPLRYMHSPVEVLSLADLEATIALLAAVVYKIDNAGMFIPQ
- the guaB gene encoding IMP dehydrogenase, which encodes MLDPELREGLTFDDVLLVPAHSLVLPKEVDLSTQLTASIVLNIPLMSAAMDTVTEARSAICMAREGGIGVIHKNMSPEEQALEVDQVKKSESGMIVDPITMEPKQKIYEALQLMEQYRISGVPITANGRLVGILTNRDLRFETQLDQPIENVMTKDHLVTVPPGTTLEEAKFHLHKHRIEKLLVVDDDYALQGLITIKDIEKVRKYPMACKDEFGRLRAAAAVGVGGDCYERLEKLVRAGVDAVVVDTAHGHSQGVIESVVEIKRAYPDLQMIAGNIATAEAAEALIKAGVDAVKVGIGPGSICTTRVVAGVGVPQITAIADVSRITQKAGIPLIADGGIKYSGELPKAITAGADVIMIGSLFAGTEESPGETILYQGRTYKSYRGMGSLGAMKKGSKDRYFQGDVESDVKLVPEGIEGRVPFRGTLSANVHQLLGGLRAGMGYTGCRNLKELQQNAHFIRITNAGLRESHVHDVNITHEAPNYRIERPS